In Exiguobacterium sp. 9-2, the genomic window CCGGGGAATATCATTGAGAAAAGTGATTTCTCAATCGGCATGAAACGGATGGAAGTCCGGAGTCGACATGGGAATGCACACCTCGGACACGTCTTCTCGGATGGTCCGAAACCGACCGGACTTCGGTATTGTATGAACTCGGCTGCTTTACGTTTCATTCCGAAAGAGGAATTGAAACAAGAAGGATACAGCGAATATGTAGCAGATTTTAAATAATCATTAAAGGCATTCAATGCGTGTGAGCATTGAGTGCCTTTCCTTTCAAAATTGTAAGATACATCCATAAAATAAATATCCATTTTATCCATATCCTGTTTATAATCAAGGTAAAGTACGTCCATTTTGAAGGAGGAACATCTGTGAAGAAACTGATGATTTGGGTCATGCTGAGCTGTCTGATTTTGACGCTTGGAGTAGGACCTACGACAGCAAAGGCGGAGACTACCCTTGCTAAAGCAACGCTTTTGAAAGCAGGTCAAGAGACGACGCTTGAAACAGGAACGGAAGAAAAAAATACATATTGGTACCGCGTCAATCATGAAGCGGGTGTAGAAAAAACTGCCTCTCACTTCGAGTTATCAATCGATACGGATCAACCTGTTCAAGTAACAGCTTATCCGAGCGAAGCGATGGCTGCAGAAGACGATACGTTTGATCGTTACCGGACAGAAGCAGAGCCAAATGAAAAAACACCGACAAAACTAGCTGTTTCATACGCATGGGATGGACCGTATTATGTCAAAGTAGAATATTACCCGAACATCGAAGAAGGGAAGACGACAAAAGCAGCGCACGCTAAACTAACGTATAACAACGTCAAATTGCCGGTTGAGTATGAACCGATCAATGATATCAGCTGTATGGCAGAAGAAGCGCTCAAACAAACAAAAGAAGAAAAACCGATGCTTGCGCTCATGCACTCGATTCAAAAACAAGTATTGAGCCAATCGGATGCTGGACGCGCTTTGACATCGCTTTACTACAAAGCATCGCCTTATGTCGTCAAAACACTTTTATTTAACAAAGATAAGCGTCAACAAGCATACGAAGATTTAAAAACATTGAAACCAGCGATGGAAGCACTCGTGCGTGGAACTTCATACACGTTGACGAAAGCTGATCAACAAGCTGTCGATCGTCTTTACAAATTATCACGTGAAGCGTCACCTACTGTGATTGCTGAAGAGATTGATGGATATGCAAATAAAATGGATATCTCGAAATTAAGTGGTAGTTCGTTAAGCGAAACATTCCAGTCAATGGGTATGAGTATCCAATCAAAAGAAACAACACGTTACATCGTCAAATTAAAACCAGGTAAGATGAACCGTTCGATGAAGATTGCGGGTGTTCAAGCAAATGATGTAGAACGTTTATCCCTTGGCAATGCAGGAGACTTCGTCATCGTGACGGAAGATCCAACTGTTAAAGGTCAATCAGCGGCAGCATTAAAACAATCACTCAATCGTTCGTCAGCCGTTGAGTACGTTGAGAAAGTTCAGACGTACCGTGCGACAAGTGATATCAACTTCGACTACCAGTGGGCCGTCAATAAAAAGACTGCTTTTGAGCAATTTGATAACGTTGGGATCGGCTTTGAAGCATTCCAACAACGTTTTGGAACAAAAAAATTAGCTCCTGTTAAGATTGCAGTCATCGATACAGGTGTTGATTATCGTTTGAAGGACTTACAAGGCAAAGTTGATATCGCAAATGAAAAGAACTACGTTTCCGTCAACGGTGACGGGAATGCAATTGATGACAACGGTCACGGGACACACGTGGCAGGCGTCATCGCAGCAACGATGAACAACGATTATGGTATCCAGGGAATCCATCAATCGGCACAAATCCTGCCGGTTAAAGTCTTGAATGCGAACGGTGAAGGGGAAACAGACGCCATCGCACTCGGGATTAAATATGCAGTTGATCATGATGCAAAAGTCATC contains:
- a CDS encoding S8 family peptidase, yielding MKKLMIWVMLSCLILTLGVGPTTAKAETTLAKATLLKAGQETTLETGTEEKNTYWYRVNHEAGVEKTASHFELSIDTDQPVQVTAYPSEAMAAEDDTFDRYRTEAEPNEKTPTKLAVSYAWDGPYYVKVEYYPNIEEGKTTKAAHAKLTYNNVKLPVEYEPINDISCMAEEALKQTKEEKPMLALMHSIQKQVLSQSDAGRALTSLYYKASPYVVKTLLFNKDKRQQAYEDLKTLKPAMEALVRGTSYTLTKADQQAVDRLYKLSREASPTVIAEEIDGYANKMDISKLSGSSLSETFQSMGMSIQSKETTRYIVKLKPGKMNRSMKIAGVQANDVERLSLGNAGDFVIVTEDPTVKGQSAAALKQSLNRSSAVEYVEKVQTYRATSDINFDYQWAVNKKTAFEQFDNVGIGFEAFQQRFGTKKLAPVKIAVIDTGVDYRLKDLQGKVDIANEKNYVSVNGDGNAIDDNGHGTHVAGVIAATMNNDYGIQGIHQSAQILPVKVLNANGEGETDAIALGIKYAVDHDAKVINMSLGGGESRTMAYMMKYAADHGVTVVAASGNDYDMMVGYPANSEYAISVGATNPLGMVADYSNYGVGLDVVAPGSKVASLIPDGNTVYMDGTSMASPHVAAVAGILKSLNSKLTPAQIEQILRKSAEPLAFENPNDWYEFEDEDEDGEKIEPEFPAYVSPVAGYGKVSIPRAISQLNLNGNVNDVYDNQLVVSGTVKTGTKVEVWAAVVTKDKNGKETTTNKKLAATTAQAGKYSVKIPRQNQKTVLTVRYANGLDVTSERTEVLPGKAPKAPKVKPVLAGATKMTGTALAGGTITVKDAKRKKIATAKVDAKGKFSAKLPKQVGGSSLIVTVTDIAKRTSKPTIVKVLPAPTAPKVKSVYAGQTKVTGTAEKKLSVYVKDAKKKVIGKGTVSSKGNYSVKIPKQKAKAKLSVYVKNTRGQVSPVTSVTVKKAKK